A section of the Centropristis striata isolate RG_2023a ecotype Rhode Island chromosome 7, C.striata_1.0, whole genome shotgun sequence genome encodes:
- the LOC131975457 gene encoding inner centromere protein-like: MFLSPGTNDSFSFPHKPLESWKKHFAGPQSGADMYSSPKKPPWGDGPSFCGDSEPPNTSEKIKEEERCCPPAESKDEDRQRQSKRVKTRTAKEIVQFWLGIKPESSPDTDPSSKKFKPPRASSNPSVTHNAPRKRTGRDRLETIEWKDRRNCRVEDKVSLEQVKREREKREDEKRQRREQEERERKEKERERQVRREREKREDERRQRREQEERERKEKEERIRREKKMREGERERQEREKVEEERQRRMEERGRQKREREEREIEEKERKESDKRESRRREKRERRRSAAVLSRIHLGWLQGLKAALSQDIELNILQENFLRRSEPSKRAEIRRLRNRRREQFELRREVEEKVKKEKKKQKWRERKEKKMMKKRDRAQNGHRTKQGPSDMSRET, from the exons atgtttttatctccAGGGACAAATGATTCCTTTTCCTTTCCACACAAACCCTTGGAGAG CTGGAAAAAACACTTTGCAGGACCTCAGTCTGGAGCAGACATGTACTCTTCTCCAAAGAAGCCACCTTGGGGTGATGGGCCGTCTTTTTGTGGAGACAGTGAGCCACCTAACACATCAGAGAAGattaaagaagaagagagatgtTGTCCACCTGCAGAATCCAAAGACGAGgacagacaaagacagagtAAGAGAGTGAAGACCAGAACTGCCAAGGAAATTGTCCAGTTCTGGCTCGGGATAAAACCGGAGTCTTCACCAGATACGGACCCTTCTTCAAAGAAGTTTAAACCTCCGAGAGCGTCTTCCAACCCTTCTgttacccacaatgcacctAGAAAGAGGACAGGAAGGGACAGATTAGAAACCATCGAATGGAAGGACAGAAGGAACTGTCGAG tggaggATAAAGTAAGTCTGGAACAggtgaagagagaaagagagaaaagggaggacgaaaagagacagaggagggagcaggaagagagagagaggaaggagaaggagagagaaagacaagtaaggagagaaagggagaaaagGGAGGATgaaaggagacagaggagggagcaggaagagagagaaagaaaggagaaggaggagagaataAGACGAGAGAAGAAgatgagagaaggagagagagagagacaggagagggagaaagtggaggaagaaagacagaggaggatggaggagagaggaagacagaagagggaaagggaggagagagagatagaggagaaggagaggaaagaaagcgATAAACGAGAGAgtagaaggagagagaagagggagaggaggagaagtgcTGCTGTTCTCTCCAGGATCCACCTCGGCTGGCTGCAGGGCCTGAAGGCTGCTCTCAGCCAGGACATCGAGCTCAACATCCTGCAGGAGAACTTCCTCCGACGAA GTGAGCCCAGTAAGAGGGCAGAGATACGGAGGCTGCGTAACAGAAGGAGGGAGCAATTCGAGCTAAGACGAGAAGTAGAAGAGAAggtgaagaaggagaagaagaagcaaaaatggagagagaggaaggaaaaaaagatgatgaaGAAGAGGGACAGAGCTCAGAATGGCCACAGAACCAAACAAGGTCCATCAGACATGTCCAGAGAAACCTAA